In Diachasmimorpha longicaudata isolate KC_UGA_2023 chromosome 7, iyDiaLong2, whole genome shotgun sequence, the following proteins share a genomic window:
- the LOC135164476 gene encoding uncharacterized protein LOC135164476, whose amino-acid sequence MRIGYVALYMHECGSVRVSTPEIRGIYCRSHRFSRPVTSTIDKQPEDQLRGLFLFLGFAICSCIASRMMTFLHSTMYLLLPYCGDLGADHCWIALSRRIRNFEISFSEEERRNVA is encoded by the exons ATGCGGATAGGATATGTTG CACTATATATGCATGAATGTGGCAGCGTACGAGTTAGTACCCCAGAAATTCGAGGAATATACTGTCGATCGCACCGATTTTCACGTCCGGTGACATCAACTATTGATAAGCAACCGGAGGATCAACTCCGCgggctttttttatttctcggtTTCGCAATATGCTCTTGTATTGCGTCGAGAATGATGACATTTCTGCACTCCACCATGTACCTTCTACTCCCGTATTGTGGTGACTTAGGGGCAGATCATTGTTGGATTGCACTCTCGAGAAGAATTCGAAATTTCGAGATTTCATTTTCAGAAGAGGAAAG ACGAAACGTCGCTTAG